From a region of the Manduca sexta isolate Smith_Timp_Sample1 chromosome 19, JHU_Msex_v1.0, whole genome shotgun sequence genome:
- the LOC115441964 gene encoding circadian clock-controlled protein daywake, with protein sequence MLHFLLFVLGTLSNVVSMSLPEYINSCSRNDPNLNECALKSARESIHRFSLGDPSRGLPPLDPLYVEKMIVYVPNESGFKVVFKDNNFTGLSDLKMEDLRFDLDKKLIIAEALVNLDVENTYELSGKVFIVPITSNGDSSIKLKNTMLHIKFWYEHVEGPDGNIHWKIYKHDIKYDVGRAIFRLENLLNDKNLGDQINRILNEMWRQIVADVGPTICRSLSSAVVENLGVLLSQVSYDELMPE encoded by the exons ATGTtgcattttttgttatttgtgttAGGCACGCTGAGTAATGTCGTGTCAATGAGTCTcc CTGAATACATAAACTCATGTTCAAGAAACGATCCTAATTTGAACGAATGTGCTCTGAAATCAGCGAGGGAGTCTATTCATCGGTTCTCTTTGGGAGATCCGAGTAGAGGCCTCCCCCCACTAGATCCATTGTACGTTGAGAAGATGATCGTGTATGTACCCAACGAGAGTGGCTTCAAGGTTGTTTTCAAAGACAATAATTTTACGGGACTTTCCGATCTGAAGATGGAAGATCTTCG ATTTGATCTTGACAAGAAGCTGATTATAGCCGAAGCATTGGTAAACTTAGACGTTGAAAATACATACGAATTGAGCGGAAAAGTTTTTATAGTACCAATTACGTCTAATGGAGATTCTTCAATAAAATTGA agAATACAAtgcttcatataaaattttggtaCGAGCATGTGGAGGGACCCGACGGTAATATTCATTGGAAAATCTATAAACACGACATAAAATACGACGTTGGAAGGGCAATATTCCGATTGGAGAATTTGTTAAACGACAAGAATTTAG GTGATCAGATCAACAGAATACTTAACGAGATGTGGCGACAAATCGTCGCCGACGTCGGGCCTACGATATGTCGCTCCCTTAGCTCAGCCGTTGTGGAAAATTTAGGAGTCCTCCTCTCACAAGTATCTTACGACGAATTGATGCcggaataa